From the genome of Sulfurovum sp. NBC37-1, one region includes:
- a CDS encoding ester cyclase — protein sequence MKRIGLLLIMVSVSMLQASETKVENVLNGYMNAWAEHNISKIDSYYNQNVIWYDLPSDTTTKGKKEVTKAITDAFMAYVPDMYWVKTGDVFVSGNTITYEWTYGGTFSGLWGKTKITNKKFSIKGISTTTVDENGKIIAQKDYYDLYGFQTQLGL from the coding sequence ATGAAACGAATTGGATTATTGCTGATAATGGTGTCAGTAAGTATGTTACAGGCAAGTGAAACAAAAGTAGAAAATGTACTCAATGGCTATATGAATGCATGGGCTGAACATAATATCAGTAAAATTGACAGCTATTATAATCAAAATGTCATTTGGTATGATTTACCATCTGATACTACAACTAAAGGTAAAAAAGAGGTTACAAAAGCCATTACTGATGCTTTTATGGCATATGTTCCTGATATGTATTGGGTCAAAACAGGTGATGTATTTGTGAGTGGCAATACTATTACTTACGAGTGGACTTATGGAGGTACATTTAGTGGTTTATGGGGTAAAACCAAGATAACAAATAAAAAATTTAGCATCAAAGGTATCAGTACGACAACAGTAGATGAGAATGGTAAGATTATAGCCCAAAAAGATTACTATGATTTGTACGGGTTTCAGACGCAGCTAGGGTTGTAA
- a CDS encoding rhodanese-like domain-containing protein, with translation MKKILLLTAFLSVSLFAQFKTVDADEFAKLQAKGYPVIDIRTPGEWEQTGIIKGAHKMMFFTPNGQPDLAGWFFELGHLVKDKKEPILIYCAHANRTKVLGEGLEQMGFKNVYELKGGIENGWIKAGKKTVKQ, from the coding sequence ATGAAAAAAATACTACTGCTTACAGCATTTTTAAGCGTGTCGCTCTTTGCACAGTTCAAGACAGTGGATGCGGATGAGTTCGCCAAACTTCAGGCAAAAGGATATCCTGTCATAGATATTCGTACTCCCGGTGAGTGGGAGCAGACAGGTATCATCAAGGGAGCACACAAGATGATGTTCTTTACACCAAACGGACAGCCGGACCTTGCAGGCTGGTTCTTTGAGCTGGGGCATTTGGTCAAAGACAAAAAAGAGCCTATTCTCATCTATTGTGCGCATGCCAACCGTACAAAGGTTCTGGGAGAAGGACTTGAACAGATGGGCTTTAAAAATGTCTACGAACTCAAAGGCGGTATAGAGAACGGCTGGATCAAAGCGGGGAAGAAGACGGTTAAACAGTAA
- a CDS encoding transglutaminase-like domain-containing protein → MKEYLKETPLVNYSDERIKALATQLAEGGKSDDEVAKRCFEYVRDQIRHSGDAKDELTTYRASDVLKHGTGWCYAKAILLAALLRANGIPTAFCYQRLSCSEYVEDVYCLHGLNAIYLKDHGWYRVDARGNKEGVNAVFNPPHEQLAFELQENEFDLPQHLTDPLPEVVEALKKHTCYEEMIHNFPDIKDKTVKQ, encoded by the coding sequence ATGAAAGAGTATTTGAAAGAGACACCGTTGGTGAACTACTCCGATGAGCGCATAAAAGCTTTGGCCACACAGTTGGCAGAAGGTGGTAAGAGTGATGACGAGGTGGCCAAGCGCTGTTTCGAATATGTACGAGACCAGATACGCCACAGTGGTGATGCAAAAGATGAGCTCACGACCTATCGTGCAAGTGATGTGTTGAAACATGGAACCGGATGGTGCTATGCCAAAGCGATCCTGCTTGCTGCACTGCTTCGGGCCAACGGCATTCCCACGGCTTTTTGCTATCAGCGTCTGTCCTGCAGCGAGTATGTGGAAGATGTCTACTGCCTGCACGGGCTCAATGCTATTTACCTCAAAGATCACGGCTGGTACAGGGTGGATGCCAGAGGCAATAAGGAGGGCGTGAATGCAGTATTCAACCCTCCGCATGAACAGCTGGCTTTCGAGTTACAGGAAAACGAGTTTGACCTTCCCCAGCACCTGACCGATCCGCTCCCCGAAGTCGTGGAAGCTTTGAAAAAACATACCTGCTATGAAGAGATGATACACAATTTTCCCGATATCAAAGATAAAACAGTCAAGCAGTGA
- a CDS encoding AraC family transcriptional regulator, which produces MTVAHAIVYVINGRVEIEDDDGNLTVAETGEIIFMPRDSYVVSDYLKNSQDLEVFLLFFDHEIALSFLGNKPLKHHTDERVCTLKSSKNINYFIETLQKMTFTNKSDKAFLTLKILEFLHLVVQENEHKFIDTLYASEQYKQKRNISSLMLEHFEKNLTVSDFASLSGMSLSTFNKAFKKQLGTTPKQWLIEKKMNRAHALLSQGKSVTQVAFDVGYLNVSNFIKAYKSFYGQTPKSMQKNTI; this is translated from the coding sequence ATGACAGTGGCACATGCTATTGTTTATGTGATAAATGGAAGGGTTGAAATAGAAGATGATGATGGCAACCTGACAGTAGCAGAAACTGGAGAAATAATTTTTATGCCTAGAGACAGTTATGTTGTTTCTGACTATTTAAAAAATTCTCAAGATTTAGAAGTATTTTTACTCTTTTTTGATCATGAAATAGCGCTCTCTTTTTTAGGAAACAAACCCTTAAAACATCATACCGATGAAAGAGTTTGTACTTTAAAAAGTTCTAAAAATATTAACTATTTTATTGAAACACTTCAAAAAATGACATTTACCAACAAAAGTGATAAAGCATTTTTAACCCTGAAAATATTAGAATTTTTACATCTAGTTGTACAGGAGAATGAACATAAATTTATTGATACTTTATATGCATCCGAACAGTATAAACAAAAACGCAATATCTCTTCACTCATGCTTGAACATTTTGAAAAAAATCTGACAGTTTCAGACTTTGCTTCACTTTCTGGCATGAGTCTTTCTACATTTAATAAAGCGTTTAAAAAACAGCTTGGTACCACGCCAAAGCAGTGGCTTATAGAGAAAAAAATGAATCGAGCTCATGCATTGTTAAGCCAAGGAAAATCAGTTACGCAAGTGGCATTTGATGTAGGCTACTTAAATGTTTCAAACTTTATAAAAGCCTATAAGTCTTTCTATGGACAAACGCCTAAAAGTATGCAAAAAAATACAATATAA
- a CDS encoding GNAT family acetyltransferase gives MEYRVATLDDIDATLKLHAKYQVDTINEEDKKDGFVTTAFTKEELTQLIEQEQGLFIAKEGEEVLAYVMAASWQFWSKWAMFQYMINDLPHLEYKGIQLNVENSYQYGPICIDKSMRGTEVLPKIFYFALAHMAKRYPILVTFVNQINPRSFEAHHRKLGLDVIQEFEFNGNRYWEMGCETNINFDKL, from the coding sequence GTGGAATATAGAGTTGCAACCCTAGATGATATAGACGCAACACTCAAACTACATGCCAAGTATCAAGTAGATACTATAAACGAAGAAGACAAAAAAGATGGTTTCGTCACCACTGCATTTACAAAAGAAGAACTCACTCAGCTCATAGAACAAGAGCAGGGGCTATTCATAGCTAAAGAAGGAGAGGAAGTCTTAGCCTATGTCATGGCTGCTTCGTGGCAGTTTTGGTCTAAATGGGCGATGTTCCAGTATATGATAAATGACTTGCCTCATTTGGAGTACAAAGGTATACAGTTAAATGTAGAAAATTCCTATCAGTATGGTCCTATCTGCATAGACAAATCTATGAGAGGTACAGAGGTATTACCGAAAATATTTTATTTTGCATTAGCACACATGGCAAAACGTTACCCTATACTTGTGACCTTTGTAAACCAAATCAACCCACGCTCTTTTGAAGCACATCACCGTAAACTAGGACTTGATGTCATACAAGAGTTTGAATTTAATGGTAATAGGTATTGGGAGATGGGGTGTGAGACAAATATAAATTTTGATAAACTATGA
- a CDS encoding TraR/DksA family transcriptional regulator, which produces MTTEQKQQFKQIIEEQIQTLSSEIEEIRAAIYPTKGEGTSDKVAHISFKQEQSIHFQRYEEATKRMNRLKHAYLKIDTPEYGICKECEEDIPIERLKLVPESLYCVACMNELGL; this is translated from the coding sequence ATGACAACGGAACAAAAACAACAATTCAAGCAGATCATCGAGGAACAGATACAAACTCTCAGCAGTGAGATCGAAGAGATCCGGGCTGCCATCTATCCGACCAAAGGCGAGGGAACATCAGACAAGGTCGCCCATATCAGTTTCAAGCAGGAGCAGAGCATTCATTTTCAACGCTATGAAGAGGCGACAAAACGCATGAACAGACTCAAGCATGCCTACCTGAAGATCGATACCCCCGAATACGGCATCTGCAAAGAGTGTGAAGAAGATATACCCATAGAAAGACTCAAGCTTGTGCCTGAATCACTTTACTGTGTAGCCTGCATGAATGAGCTTGGGTTGTAA
- a CDS encoding pyridoxamine 5'-phosphate oxidase family protein produces the protein MNPHFEIKNKEVIYDVLDQAAYGTLALSVDDVPYAVPVNFVRIEDDIYFHGALKNKKMKMLSKNPKVSFSVVENYALIDSDFSTTEGLACPATQFFKSVSMDGVVTVVISREEKANVFTSLMKKLQPKGGYKPFSDSEYDAAIKATAVMKIEVTHIRCKFKFGQHLSEERFEMIVSHLQKRGTQIDKKTIEVMKAQRGEKSGI, from the coding sequence ATGAATCCACATTTTGAAATAAAAAACAAAGAAGTAATATATGACGTATTGGATCAAGCAGCATACGGCACTTTGGCTTTGAGTGTAGATGATGTACCTTACGCTGTGCCTGTAAATTTTGTACGTATAGAGGATGACATTTACTTTCATGGTGCATTAAAAAATAAAAAGATGAAGATGTTGTCTAAGAATCCTAAAGTCTCTTTTTCTGTCGTAGAGAACTATGCACTCATAGACTCAGACTTCTCTACTACGGAAGGCTTAGCCTGTCCTGCGACACAGTTCTTTAAGTCAGTAAGTATGGACGGTGTCGTAACAGTGGTAATCAGTAGAGAAGAAAAAGCCAATGTCTTTACCTCACTCATGAAAAAACTACAACCCAAAGGTGGCTACAAACCTTTTAGTGACTCTGAGTACGACGCTGCCATCAAAGCGACAGCAGTAATGAAAATAGAAGTAACTCATATACGTTGCAAATTTAAATTTGGTCAGCATTTGAGTGAAGAGAGATTTGAAATGATAGTTTCTCATTTGCAAAAGCGTGGCACGCAGATAGACAAGAAAACGATAGAGGTGATGAAGGCTCAAAGAGGAGAAAAAAGTGGAATATAG
- a CDS encoding PLP-dependent aminotransferase family protein yields the protein MYILDEKEKKPLHIQLYEAIKEDIISNYAIGEKLPSIRKVVTLYNLSKTTVESAYSQLYAEGYIESRPKSGYYVCEFYFDSYKKDKVIPHSKTDAPNKSYLYDFFPAQLHTEDFPLKLWKRISAKVLDQNVDFGAYPDGQGEYVLRDAIAKYLQNSRGVACDAKHIIITHGFGDSMELLAKLIQKRYRHFAQEIPGYHIAHKVFAAYGYDIHPIGVDENGLDIEQLKQSQAQIVYITPTHQYPTGATMPIANRLKLIQHMQSIDGLIIEDDYDSELSYHNRPIPSLQGVDRADHVVYLGTFAKALSPAVRVGYMVVPSWIRNLYKDSYDAHFARVSLSTQLTLAHFMTEGHWERHISRIRILNKKKHQTMKNALLKYLGSSCDIIAEGAGLAILIQPTNTFDYQKFKQLAEKAKIKIYLANERSGGDFEAVRMGFGGFALEEIKNAVKAFSKVWHPSFI from the coding sequence GTGTACATACTCGATGAAAAAGAGAAGAAACCACTACATATACAACTCTATGAAGCGATAAAAGAAGACATCATCTCCAACTACGCCATAGGTGAAAAACTCCCCTCCATACGTAAAGTTGTCACACTCTATAACCTTAGTAAAACCACGGTAGAGTCAGCCTACTCACAACTCTATGCTGAAGGGTATATAGAGAGTCGTCCCAAGTCTGGGTATTATGTATGTGAATTCTATTTTGACAGCTACAAAAAGGACAAGGTAATTCCACATAGTAAAACAGATGCACCCAACAAATCCTACCTCTATGACTTTTTCCCTGCACAGCTTCATACAGAAGACTTTCCACTCAAGTTATGGAAACGTATCTCTGCTAAAGTACTTGACCAAAATGTTGACTTTGGAGCCTATCCCGATGGGCAAGGAGAGTACGTACTTAGAGATGCCATAGCCAAATACCTGCAAAATTCCCGTGGTGTAGCGTGTGATGCAAAGCATATCATCATCACCCATGGATTTGGTGACTCCATGGAGCTTTTGGCAAAGCTCATTCAAAAACGCTACAGGCATTTTGCTCAAGAGATACCGGGGTATCACATCGCCCACAAAGTGTTTGCTGCGTATGGTTATGACATTCACCCCATAGGGGTAGATGAAAATGGTCTTGATATCGAACAGCTTAAACAGAGTCAAGCCCAAATAGTGTACATCACCCCAACGCACCAGTACCCCACAGGTGCCACTATGCCCATTGCAAATCGTCTCAAACTCATACAGCATATGCAGTCCATAGACGGTCTCATCATCGAAGATGACTATGACAGTGAACTTAGCTACCACAACCGCCCTATCCCCTCTTTGCAAGGCGTAGACAGAGCAGACCATGTAGTCTATTTGGGTACCTTTGCCAAAGCACTCTCTCCTGCCGTACGTGTAGGCTACATGGTCGTACCTTCATGGATACGCAACCTCTACAAAGACAGCTACGATGCCCACTTTGCCAGAGTGAGCCTCTCAACCCAACTTACCTTGGCACATTTCATGACAGAAGGTCACTGGGAACGTCATATAAGTCGTATTCGTATTCTTAACAAAAAAAAGCACCAAACCATGAAAAATGCCCTTCTAAAATACCTTGGTAGTAGCTGTGACATCATAGCCGAGGGTGCAGGACTTGCCATACTCATCCAACCAACCAACACTTTTGACTACCAAAAGTTCAAACAGCTTGCCGAAAAAGCAAAAATCAAAATCTACCTAGCCAACGAACGCAGCGGTGGAGATTTTGAAGCAGTGCGTATGGGGTTTGGCGGATTTGCTTTAGAAGAGATAAAAAATGCAGTCAAAGCATTTAGTAAAGTCTGGCATCCTTCTTTTATATAA
- a CDS encoding AAA family ATPase, producing the protein MKQQTALNILKSGKNVFMTGSAGTGKTYLLNEYTQYLKERRVYPTIVAPTGIAASHLGGQTIHSFFALGIRESIDEGYVEFLLDKKYLKSRFSKLDVLIIDEVSMISPELFSSMDLILRGFKGTDVPFGGVQVVISGDFFQLPPVSKEPKEKRFAWQSPVWKALDLQTCYLEEKFRQDDAQLIQILDDIRSGTISKNSEKMLDARIEKALPSHFNPTKLYTHNVDVDRINLSELEKLEGEEKLFVYESKGSQKNIEKIFKSSLVMEELTLKKGAVVIFIKNNPEAGYINGTTGTVESFSPIDNMPIVRTTEGKKIKLDLEEWSLENDSGKVLATVSQVPLRLAWAITVHKSQGMTLDAAEMDLSKTFEAGQGYVALSRIKSIEGLRLMGLNPMALRVDPLILHVDGRIKAASQKAEERIESLSPEVLEKTFDDHITRLGGIVSKEKIAEEKQKIKEGKPSHSAYVTPTHIKTKNLIKKSNTLMKLAQNRGLGKGTIVQHLGLIKEEEPEFDLEKYRPKDEIFTRVEDAALKLKTKNLKENFSDNGRLKLKPVFDALNGEVCYDDIRVCMLFLESNYRYNALK; encoded by the coding sequence ATGAAACAGCAAACAGCACTCAACATCCTCAAGTCAGGCAAAAATGTATTTATGACCGGTTCGGCGGGAACGGGGAAGACCTATCTTTTGAATGAATATACACAATACCTGAAAGAGCGAAGGGTATACCCGACTATTGTGGCGCCTACAGGCATTGCCGCTTCACATTTGGGCGGGCAGACGATTCACTCCTTTTTTGCATTGGGCATTCGTGAGAGCATCGATGAGGGGTATGTGGAATTTTTGCTGGACAAGAAATATCTCAAAAGCCGTTTTTCAAAGCTTGATGTTCTTATCATCGATGAAGTTTCGATGATCTCTCCGGAGCTTTTTTCTTCGATGGATCTGATACTACGAGGGTTCAAGGGGACGGATGTACCGTTTGGCGGAGTGCAGGTTGTGATATCGGGAGATTTCTTTCAGCTGCCTCCTGTGAGCAAAGAACCAAAAGAGAAGCGTTTTGCCTGGCAGTCCCCTGTCTGGAAAGCACTGGACCTGCAGACCTGCTACCTTGAAGAGAAATTCAGGCAGGATGATGCACAACTCATACAGATACTCGATGATATCCGCTCGGGAACTATCAGCAAAAATTCGGAAAAGATGCTTGATGCGCGTATTGAAAAAGCACTGCCTTCGCACTTTAATCCTACCAAACTCTACACGCACAATGTTGATGTCGACCGTATTAACCTCTCTGAACTCGAAAAGCTTGAAGGCGAGGAAAAACTTTTTGTCTATGAATCAAAGGGGAGCCAAAAGAATATTGAAAAGATATTTAAGTCCTCTCTGGTGATGGAGGAGTTGACGTTGAAAAAAGGTGCAGTGGTTATTTTCATCAAGAACAATCCCGAGGCGGGGTATATCAACGGTACTACCGGTACGGTGGAAAGCTTTTCTCCTATAGACAATATGCCTATTGTCCGTACTACTGAGGGCAAAAAGATCAAACTTGATCTAGAAGAGTGGTCACTGGAAAATGACAGTGGCAAAGTACTTGCCACGGTTTCGCAGGTGCCGCTGCGTCTGGCATGGGCGATCACTGTTCATAAGTCACAGGGAATGACCCTCGATGCTGCCGAGATGGATTTGAGCAAGACTTTTGAAGCTGGGCAGGGGTATGTGGCACTTTCGCGTATCAAGAGCATTGAGGGTTTGAGGCTGATGGGTCTGAATCCTATGGCGCTGCGTGTAGACCCGCTCATTTTGCATGTGGACGGGCGCATTAAAGCGGCTTCACAGAAAGCGGAAGAACGTATAGAGAGTCTTTCGCCTGAAGTGCTGGAAAAAACGTTCGATGATCACATTACCCGCTTGGGCGGTATTGTCTCCAAAGAGAAGATTGCTGAAGAGAAGCAGAAGATCAAAGAAGGGAAACCTTCGCATTCCGCATACGTTACGCCTACGCACATCAAGACGAAAAATCTCATTAAAAAGTCAAATACCCTTATGAAATTGGCACAGAACAGAGGTTTGGGCAAAGGTACCATCGTGCAGCATCTGGGTCTGATAAAAGAGGAAGAGCCAGAGTTTGATCTGGAAAAATATAGACCAAAAGATGAGATATTTACACGGGTAGAAGATGCAGCTCTGAAACTGAAAACCAAAAATCTGAAAGAGAATTTTTCCGATAATGGCAGACTGAAGCTCAAGCCTGTGTTTGATGCTCTGAATGGGGAAGTGTGTTATGATGATATACGGGTCTGTATGTTGTTTTTGGAAAGCAATTATCGTTATAATGCTCTGAAATAA
- a CDS encoding methyltransferase family protein, producing the protein MDSQKKTVFKKNVKAGMMEHKTDKWLIFLYGVFAYIVGLTGQIWFILYISDWNVVSNNVDMPQEISLGTALLIDIALILLFGLQHSGMARRGFKRMVTRMIPKVSERSTYVLLSGVVFIVICLYYQPIDGYVWKVEIGWLKWLLEAGFVFGWGLSVYASFIINHFELFGLQQVYFYLTGKEAKPITFKEKHLYRYLRHPIQLGVLMGMWFSPAMSYGHLVLSIGFTIYIFIGLYFEEKDLVKELGEAYVNYKKRVRMMWPVRRK; encoded by the coding sequence ATGGATTCACAAAAAAAGACTGTTTTCAAAAAGAACGTCAAAGCAGGAATGATGGAACATAAAACAGATAAATGGCTCATATTTTTATACGGTGTCTTTGCTTACATTGTAGGTTTGACAGGACAGATATGGTTCATTCTTTACATCAGTGACTGGAATGTTGTGTCAAACAATGTTGATATGCCGCAGGAAATCTCTTTGGGAACGGCGCTGCTCATTGACATTGCACTGATCCTTCTTTTCGGCCTGCAGCATTCGGGAATGGCGCGCAGAGGGTTCAAGCGTATGGTCACACGAATGATCCCGAAAGTGAGTGAACGCAGTACCTACGTGCTGCTTTCGGGAGTGGTGTTCATTGTCATATGTCTGTACTATCAGCCCATCGACGGATATGTATGGAAAGTTGAAATTGGCTGGCTCAAATGGCTGCTGGAGGCAGGATTTGTTTTTGGCTGGGGTTTATCGGTCTATGCCAGTTTCATCATTAACCATTTCGAGCTTTTTGGTCTGCAGCAGGTCTATTTTTACCTGACAGGCAAAGAGGCAAAACCCATCACATTCAAAGAGAAGCATCTCTACAGATACCTCCGTCATCCCATTCAGCTGGGTGTCTTGATGGGCATGTGGTTCTCGCCTGCAATGAGCTATGGGCATCTGGTACTTTCCATTGGGTTCACGATTTATATTTTCATCGGCCTATACTTTGAAGAGAAAGATCTTGTTAAAGAACTTGGCGAGGCCTATGTGAACTATAAAAAACGGGTGCGTATGATGTGGCCTGTAAGAAGGAAGTAA
- a CDS encoding PepSY-associated TM helix domain-containing protein yields MVKLFKLHKFFGLLVGLFLLVLGLTGFFINNRQWNFLYTTTVRNVPNTTLMEDKKLFEAYWIDSEDTDHIIVGGKRGIFETFDEGETYSQMTDLQCLAIKTDANASYAATSDGIYVLKDNKWSLYALQGNYVNALAVTDKYLLASIDKHRLLLIKRDDASVVSDTVVKIDASQLQDDITLKKLIKDLHFGRGLLNGKLSALLNDYGALALIFLSLSGYLIWWYIHLKKKAEMSRKLIKWHANSVVVLAFIPLTILAVTGIFLNHSGGLKKFMTETVVPHSVLPPVYSSLTSDICSVDFDGTTYRIGNRYGVYKSTDLKSWKQETKGFAYRMARIDGVLYVSVKDGSNRFYDGVWKTLEDVPYTFKDAYDYDDEVKFFTYKHYEGMMPEFEDATLFSTLRTIHGGVFVAPWWKWINDFVAIALLILGFTGISRWIHKKRLFSKRTSKQE; encoded by the coding sequence ATGGTAAAACTTTTTAAACTGCATAAATTTTTTGGGCTTTTAGTCGGGCTGTTCCTTTTGGTGTTGGGGCTTACGGGCTTTTTTATCAACAACAGGCAGTGGAACTTTCTTTACACGACAACAGTTAGGAATGTACCCAACACGACATTGATGGAAGACAAAAAACTTTTTGAAGCGTACTGGATAGACAGTGAAGATACCGACCACATCATTGTTGGCGGAAAACGCGGGATCTTTGAAACGTTTGATGAGGGTGAGACGTACAGTCAAATGACAGACCTGCAGTGTCTGGCCATTAAAACAGATGCCAATGCAAGCTACGCAGCCACCTCCGACGGTATTTATGTACTCAAAGACAATAAGTGGAGCCTGTACGCCCTCCAGGGTAATTATGTCAATGCATTGGCGGTCACCGATAAATATCTGCTTGCAAGTATCGATAAACACAGATTGCTGCTGATCAAAAGAGATGATGCTTCGGTGGTCAGCGATACTGTCGTCAAAATAGATGCATCACAACTACAGGATGACATAACGCTCAAAAAACTGATCAAAGATCTGCATTTCGGACGAGGACTTTTGAACGGAAAGCTCTCTGCACTGCTCAATGACTACGGGGCACTAGCTCTGATTTTCCTATCGCTTAGCGGTTATCTTATCTGGTGGTATATACACCTGAAGAAAAAAGCCGAAATGAGCAGGAAACTCATAAAGTGGCACGCAAACAGTGTGGTTGTCCTGGCATTTATACCTTTGACCATCCTGGCAGTAACAGGAATATTTCTGAACCACTCAGGCGGATTGAAAAAGTTCATGACCGAAACGGTGGTGCCTCACAGTGTTTTACCGCCTGTCTACTCCTCTTTGACCTCCGATATCTGCTCTGTTGATTTTGACGGGACGACTTACCGTATAGGAAACAGGTATGGTGTCTACAAAAGTACTGACCTTAAAAGCTGGAAACAGGAGACAAAAGGTTTCGCCTATCGTATGGCACGGATAGACGGTGTGCTGTATGTAAGTGTGAAAGACGGATCAAACCGTTTTTATGACGGAGTGTGGAAAACCCTGGAAGATGTTCCCTATACGTTCAAGGATGCGTATGACTATGATGATGAGGTCAAGTTTTTTACTTACAAACATTACGAGGGAATGATGCCGGAATTTGAAGATGCCACGCTGTTTTCGACACTTCGGACCATACATGGAGGGGTATTTGTGGCTCCCTGGTGGAAATGGATCAATGATTTTGTCGCCATAGCACTGTTGATACTCGGATTTACCGGTATTTCAAGATGGATTCACAAAAAAAGACTGTTTTCAAAAAGAACGTCAAAGCAGGAATGA
- a CDS encoding NAD(P)H-dependent oxidoreductase, giving the protein MNNDFTKAMQFRHACKLFDETKQIPDETMRYILEAGRTSPSSFGMEPWKFLVIRNEEMKEKLRPICWNQPQITTCSDLVVILAAIESVRPQSGIPEKRFARRPLPQEQIDAYIDLYGNFLADTLSTDEKTFCWTARQTYITLANMMTAAAYEQIDSCPIEGFEKENVEKLLEIDSSKYQVAVMAAFGYRVNEQSEQLRLPFEEIVEFID; this is encoded by the coding sequence ATCAATAATGATTTCACCAAAGCGATGCAATTCCGCCATGCATGCAAACTCTTTGACGAAACAAAGCAGATACCCGATGAGACCATGCGCTATATTCTCGAAGCGGGGCGTACTTCCCCCTCCTCTTTCGGGATGGAACCATGGAAGTTCCTTGTTATCAGGAATGAAGAGATGAAAGAAAAACTGCGCCCTATTTGCTGGAACCAGCCGCAGATCACGACCTGTTCGGACCTGGTAGTCATTCTGGCGGCCATCGAGAGTGTCAGGCCCCAAAGCGGCATACCCGAAAAACGTTTTGCCAGACGGCCTCTCCCACAGGAACAGATAGATGCCTATATCGACCTCTATGGGAATTTCCTGGCCGATACCCTTTCAACCGATGAGAAGACCTTCTGCTGGACGGCGAGACAGACCTACATCACACTGGCGAACATGATGACAGCAGCAGCTTACGAACAGATAGACTCCTGTCCCATCGAAGGTTTTGAGAAAGAAAATGTGGAAAAACTGCTTGAGATAGACAGCTCCAAATATCAGGTAGCCGTGATGGCCGCATTTGGCTACAGAGTCAACGAACAGAGTGAACAGTTGAGGCTGCCTTTTGAAGAGATAGTGGAATTCATCGACTAA